A window of the Brachybacterium sacelli genome harbors these coding sequences:
- a CDS encoding IS3 family transposase (programmed frameshift), which produces MPSKYPQSFRDRAMRMVVDRMEADEGLTQYQAIKEIAPKLNISTESLRRWIEQSQIDAGAKTGLSSEAQAEIRRLKRENAELRRANEILKSASAFFAGGARPPLDEMIAYIDMYRDQFGVELICRTLAATEGGFITSRGYRAAKTRPASDRDLRDRVLIEEIRRIHAENYGVYGARKIWHAMRREGWDIGRDQCARLMRKAGLHGVIRGRTPRTTQPSPLPDGRPDLVERNFEAPAPNRLWVADITYVRTTSGFCYTAFVIDAFSRRIAGWATRATMRTEDLPLEALEHALIAAKDQAIGGLIHHSDRGSQYVSVRYTEHLAEAGIAASVGSRGDSYDNALAETVNGLYKAELIHARPAWPSVTEVEFATMNWVHWWNHQRLHQALDYSTPIEVEKAYAQTREPSTAPT; this is translated from the exons ATGCCGAGCAAGTACCCACAGTCGTTCCGCGACCGTGCCATGCGCATGGTCGTGGACCGTATGGAGGCCGATGAAGGCCTGACGCAGTATCAGGCGATCAAGGAGATCGCGCCGAAGCTGAACATCTCGACGGAGTCGCTGCGGCGCTGGATCGAGCAGTCTCAGATCGACGCAGGGGCCAAAACTGGGCTCTCGAGCGAGGCCCAGGCCGAGATTCGCCGGCTCAAGCGTGAGAACGCGGAGCTGCGCAGGGCGAACGAGATCCTGAAGTCAGCGTCAGCGTTTTTCGCCG GCGGAGCTCGACCGCCCCTCGACGAGATGATCGCCTACATCGATATGTATCGCGATCAGTTCGGGGTCGAGCTCATCTGCCGCACCCTCGCGGCGACCGAGGGTGGATTCATCACTTCACGCGGCTACCGCGCCGCGAAGACTCGACCGGCAAGCGACCGTGACCTGCGCGATCGCGTGCTTATCGAAGAGATCAGGCGCATCCATGCCGAGAACTACGGGGTCTATGGGGCGCGGAAGATCTGGCACGCGATGCGGCGTGAGGGCTGGGACATCGGTCGTGATCAGTGCGCTCGGCTGATGCGCAAAGCCGGGTTGCACGGTGTGATCCGCGGGCGGACGCCCCGCACCACGCAGCCCTCGCCGCTGCCCGATGGACGGCCGGATCTCGTGGAGAGGAACTTCGAGGCTCCCGCACCGAACCGGCTCTGGGTCGCAGACATCACCTACGTCCGCACGACCAGCGGATTCTGCTACACGGCTTTCGTGATCGATGCGTTCTCCCGCCGGATCGCGGGCTGGGCAACAAGGGCGACGATGCGGACAGAGGACCTCCCGCTCGAGGCCCTCGAACACGCTTTGATCGCAGCAAAAGACCAGGCCATCGGGGGTTTGATCCACCACAGCGACCGTGGCAGTCAGTACGTCAGCGTTCGATACACCGAGCACCTGGCCGAAGCGGGCATCGCTGCCTCTGTCGGCTCCCGCGGCGACAGCTATGACAATGCCCTGGCAGAGACGGTCAACGGGCTCTACAAAGCCGAGCTCATCCACGCCCGGCCCGCTTGGCCGTCGGTCACCGAGGTCGAATTCGCGACGATGAACTGGGTCCACTGGTGGAACCACCAGCGGCTCCACCAGGCCCTGGACTACTCGACTCCGATCGAGGTCGAGAAGGCCTACGCTCAGACCCGGGAGCCCTCAACGGCCCCCACATAG
- a CDS encoding metallophosphoesterase, with product MPAVHFTSDTHFLQRLMARERGYAPGAGSTRDVTGEQVVAHDEAIIAIWNRHVQPEDIVWHLGDLALVAPRRLAGIVPRLNGRIRLVLGNHDRAHPLFGEKSIGALRETLGLGIEWAGTFATVKIAPTKELARRNGPVPHRVALSHFPYTADRTDDPRETQWRLRDEGAVLLHGHTHAASATGAPRQIHVGWDAWRRPVAAHELSHIIEADVAIGS from the coding sequence ATGCCCGCCGTCCACTTCACCTCCGACACGCACTTTCTCCAGCGCCTGATGGCGCGGGAGCGCGGCTATGCCCCCGGCGCGGGCTCCACCCGAGACGTCACCGGGGAGCAGGTCGTCGCGCATGACGAGGCGATCATCGCGATCTGGAACCGGCACGTGCAGCCGGAGGACATCGTGTGGCACCTGGGCGATCTTGCGCTGGTTGCTCCACGGCGCCTGGCGGGGATTGTTCCGCGGCTGAATGGGCGCATTCGCCTGGTCCTGGGCAACCACGACCGTGCGCACCCTCTGTTCGGCGAGAAATCCATCGGTGCACTGCGGGAGACGCTCGGCTTGGGCATCGAGTGGGCCGGCACCTTCGCGACCGTGAAGATCGCACCGACGAAAGAGCTCGCGCGTCGCAACGGCCCCGTGCCACACCGTGTGGCCCTGTCCCACTTCCCCTACACGGCAGATCGCACCGACGACCCGCGGGAGACGCAGTGGCGTCTGCGCGATGAGGGTGCGGTGCTGCTGCACGGCCACACTCACGCGGCATCGGCGACAGGGGCTCCGCGGCAGATCCATGTCGGATGGGATGCGTGGCGGCGCCCGGTAGCCGCGCACGAGCTCTCCCACATCATCGAGGCCGACGTAGCTATCGGCTCCTGA
- a CDS encoding J domain-containing protein, producing MAISHYETLGVDQDATRVEIAAAFRAQMRALHADAGGGDDELAKRVSSAYNVLSNASKRAAYDRTLAQSGAVRPDPSPASSTRPPKAKRSRVFSPSPDALGFSMMDVNPTAWDWHLAAESAEASTGTSASAGIGRKLLSILAFVAWAVAGAAAASTLGLPLARIEALSVPLALAAGAGAHLAWSALTVTRVITTRWGLFLSLVIALFAAGVIYLDAGTPLPTIGAGLCFGASVSTTYLSFGMALARSGRRRGAGIIDTSFITQVGATNLGDRHPDIDRLLGALKGAFGHRAGVRVILLPDRVTPRPGGSAVRSQVAVIVGRSIHLVAIPPLGGDGLEIAGPEIVSDRSVHRNVVRDEVKALAARLGRAGRAHGYIVPTKLSNEPPADTTAHGVTFGSLTQVIDAIGQDAGRDLDKENALFRQRALESMSLLV from the coding sequence ATGGCGATCAGCCATTACGAGACCCTGGGCGTCGACCAGGACGCCACGCGGGTCGAGATCGCTGCCGCGTTCCGCGCCCAGATGCGGGCGCTGCACGCCGACGCCGGCGGCGGCGACGACGAGCTCGCCAAGCGCGTGAGCTCCGCGTACAACGTCCTGTCCAACGCCTCCAAGCGGGCCGCCTACGATCGCACCCTGGCCCAGTCCGGTGCTGTGCGACCCGACCCCTCCCCCGCTTCCAGTACGCGACCCCCGAAGGCGAAGCGATCGCGCGTGTTCTCACCCAGCCCAGATGCTCTCGGGTTCTCGATGATGGACGTGAATCCAACCGCATGGGACTGGCACCTCGCGGCTGAGAGCGCCGAGGCGTCCACAGGGACATCGGCCTCCGCGGGAATCGGCCGCAAGCTCCTGTCGATCCTCGCCTTCGTGGCATGGGCCGTGGCAGGCGCGGCTGCCGCATCCACCCTCGGCCTTCCCCTGGCCCGTATCGAGGCGTTGTCCGTTCCGCTGGCCCTCGCGGCCGGTGCCGGAGCTCATCTGGCCTGGTCCGCGCTCACGGTCACTCGAGTGATCACGACTCGATGGGGTCTGTTCCTCTCCCTGGTCATCGCGCTTTTCGCAGCCGGAGTGATCTACCTCGACGCCGGGACACCACTGCCGACGATCGGCGCCGGTCTGTGCTTCGGCGCCAGCGTGTCCACGACCTACCTGTCCTTCGGCATGGCATTGGCCCGCTCGGGGCGCCGCCGCGGCGCCGGCATCATCGACACGTCGTTCATCACCCAGGTCGGGGCAACGAACCTCGGCGATCGCCACCCCGATATCGACCGCTTGCTCGGCGCCTTGAAGGGTGCCTTCGGCCACCGCGCAGGCGTACGGGTCATCCTCCTGCCGGACCGGGTGACTCCGCGTCCGGGCGGGTCCGCTGTGCGATCGCAGGTCGCAGTCATCGTGGGCCGCTCGATTCACCTGGTCGCGATCCCTCCTCTCGGAGGAGACGGCCTCGAGATCGCTGGCCCAGAGATCGTCAGCGACCGGAGTGTGCACCGCAACGTCGTGCGCGACGAGGTCAAGGCCCTTGCTGCACGCCTCGGTCGCGCGGGTCGTGCCCATGGGTACATCGTGCCGACGAAGCTCTCCAACGAACCGCCGGCCGACACGACCGCCCATGGGGTAACCTTCGGATCCCTGACGCAGGTCATCGACGCCATCGGGCAGGACGCCGGCCGGGATCTCGACAAAGAGAACGCCCTGTTCCGTCAGCGGGCACTGGAGTCGATGTCGCTGCTGGTGTGA
- a CDS encoding ATP-binding protein yields MSSNLFRPSFGSFPHHLVGRDELIDEFEDAFGDPMDPSGLTVLLSGQRGMGKTVLLDAYRHAAETDGWLVITESSSSGLLGRLTRDHLPRLLQQHSGRPSMQLESADLEIGPVGAGGSWTDHYPAESTLRSQITELTSALAPQGRGLVLTIDEIQAADVEELRKLGEIVQYARRETRPFAFAAAGLSTPIEELLDHEGTTFLRRADHHYIGRVNRPDVRTALAQTIADGGREIDAQALDRAADAIEGYPFMIQLVGYHSVRNQKDGGPVTVEAVAAGIDAARRRLGRHVHTPALRPLSPVDRTYLLAMAQDDGPSRTGVIAERLGVIPQYAGEYRRRLIRDGIIEPAGHGLVRFTIPYTGDHLREHAAHDAFGDMNGTGSADRP; encoded by the coding sequence ATGTCGTCGAACCTCTTCCGCCCCTCCTTCGGATCCTTCCCTCACCACCTGGTGGGCCGCGACGAGCTGATCGACGAGTTCGAGGACGCCTTCGGAGACCCAATGGATCCCTCAGGGCTGACCGTACTCCTGTCCGGGCAGCGAGGCATGGGCAAGACAGTGCTGCTGGACGCCTACCGGCACGCAGCCGAGACCGACGGATGGCTGGTCATCACCGAAAGCTCCAGCTCCGGGCTCCTGGGCCGACTCACGCGCGACCACCTCCCTCGCCTCCTCCAGCAGCACTCCGGCAGACCATCGATGCAGCTCGAGTCGGCCGACCTGGAGATCGGCCCGGTCGGAGCCGGTGGCTCCTGGACCGACCACTACCCGGCCGAATCCACCCTCCGCTCCCAGATCACCGAGCTCACCAGCGCCCTCGCCCCGCAAGGTCGCGGACTGGTCCTCACCATCGATGAGATCCAGGCAGCCGATGTCGAGGAGCTGCGCAAGCTCGGGGAGATCGTCCAGTACGCCCGACGAGAAACGCGACCGTTCGCCTTCGCGGCCGCCGGCCTGTCCACCCCGATCGAGGAGCTCCTCGACCACGAGGGAACGACCTTCCTCCGTCGGGCCGACCACCACTACATCGGCCGCGTCAACCGCCCTGACGTGCGCACCGCGCTCGCACAGACGATCGCCGACGGCGGCCGCGAGATCGATGCCCAGGCGCTGGACCGCGCAGCTGACGCCATCGAGGGCTACCCGTTCATGATCCAGCTCGTCGGCTATCACTCCGTACGCAACCAGAAGGACGGCGGCCCCGTCACCGTGGAGGCCGTCGCAGCCGGCATCGACGCGGCACGCCGTCGACTCGGACGACACGTCCACACGCCCGCCCTGCGCCCGCTGTCACCCGTGGATCGCACGTACCTGCTCGCCATGGCGCAGGACGACGGCCCGTCCCGCACCGGAGTGATCGCCGAACGCTTGGGGGTCATCCCGCAGTACGCCGGCGAGTACCGACGACGACTCATCCGTGACGGGATCATCGAACCGGCAGGCCACGGCCTCGTCCGCTTCACAATCCCCTACACCGGCGACCACCTGCGCGAGCACGCCGCGCACGATGCCTTCGGGGACATGAACGGCACCGGTTCGGCGGACCGACCCTGA
- a CDS encoding SOS response-associated peptidase: MATICGRFTLSYDGAGLLHAYTATSDDRAAEWEPTYSIAPRTKAPVVREFVDDDGEMHRVLELARWGLHPSWAKDKGPRPINARLETIATNGMFRGPFSSGRAVVPMTGYYEWVAADDGKDPYFIHHPNGGLLHAAGLTAARKAEDGESWDITFTIVTREARDAGGEVHDRMPVFLTDDALEEWLAPGKLEKDQKEPLLGLLEDVSTAIAGQLVTRPVDRQVNNVRTLDRSDPSLIEPLPR, from the coding sequence GTGGCCACCATTTGCGGACGCTTCACACTGTCATACGACGGCGCCGGCTTGCTGCACGCCTACACCGCCACGAGCGATGACAGGGCGGCCGAGTGGGAGCCGACCTACAGCATCGCCCCGCGCACGAAGGCCCCGGTAGTGCGCGAGTTCGTCGACGACGACGGCGAGATGCACCGCGTTCTCGAGCTCGCACGATGGGGACTGCACCCCTCGTGGGCGAAGGACAAGGGCCCGAGACCGATCAACGCACGCCTGGAGACGATCGCGACGAACGGGATGTTCCGCGGACCATTCTCGAGCGGTCGCGCCGTCGTACCGATGACTGGCTACTACGAATGGGTCGCTGCTGACGACGGTAAGGACCCGTACTTCATCCACCACCCCAATGGGGGCCTGCTGCATGCCGCCGGCCTCACCGCAGCCCGCAAGGCTGAAGACGGCGAGAGCTGGGACATCACCTTCACCATCGTCACCCGTGAGGCGCGGGACGCCGGCGGCGAGGTCCACGACCGGATGCCGGTCTTCCTGACCGACGACGCACTCGAGGAGTGGCTCGCTCCCGGGAAGCTCGAGAAGGACCAGAAAGAGCCGCTGCTGGGGCTCCTCGAAGACGTCTCGACCGCGATCGCCGGCCAGCTGGTCACTCGCCCCGTGGACCGGCAGGTCAACAACGTCCGCACGCTCGACCGCAGTGATCCCAGCCTGATCGAACCCCTACCTCGGTGA
- a CDS encoding site-specific integrase produces MTRRKTAPGDFTKITYYVRTDRGAWQSADPSDSSLSRAKRGRQWRARTRMGLADGTTTKLSRSATTPAAALAALELVIAAERRRTSGPEASVPTLGELVDWAVVRIDEGRDPSIKSSNSQRTYLGIAYRWAGYSPSAAGDDEGRRSHIRRTREYTSPIYGVAIDRLTPADLADEVERVENAGGAGSLPQLRAIWRKAMARGIARRHINSDPAAGLKLPSRNATRGKRVYSNGSTRPRDNSLAGEHLAELRLAVRKPSPRQRLDVSDLIVLGSYTGLRIAEANSLRWVDVYLADEDSYLSVQGQVFGSGADRKWEPKLKTESSQRTVPLPPAAADLLRFRQANALKTRLDGSATGPGSDFVFPAQMGGVPDLATASKAVRRTLDRAGFPWVTFHTLRRTVERQLMDAGVDARVIMAVMGHDPATSWSAYVDRNVDVSAVAGIIR; encoded by the coding sequence ATGACGCGGCGCAAGACAGCTCCTGGCGACTTCACCAAGATCACTTACTACGTGCGAACAGATCGAGGGGCGTGGCAGTCAGCAGATCCCTCTGATTCCAGCCTCTCGCGCGCAAAGCGCGGTCGGCAGTGGCGCGCCCGCACCCGGATGGGTCTAGCCGATGGGACCACGACAAAGCTCTCCCGTTCGGCTACGACGCCCGCTGCGGCCCTGGCCGCGCTCGAGCTCGTGATCGCCGCTGAACGTCGCAGAACCTCCGGTCCAGAAGCGTCGGTGCCTACACTCGGCGAACTCGTCGATTGGGCTGTGGTTCGAATCGACGAAGGGCGGGATCCGAGCATCAAATCCTCGAACTCGCAGAGAACCTACCTCGGGATTGCATATCGATGGGCTGGCTACTCGCCGTCTGCGGCTGGCGACGATGAGGGTAGAAGGTCACATATCCGGCGGACACGTGAGTACACGTCGCCGATCTATGGGGTCGCAATCGATCGCCTGACTCCGGCCGACCTCGCTGACGAGGTGGAGCGTGTCGAGAACGCCGGCGGTGCCGGGTCTCTCCCGCAGCTGCGTGCAATCTGGCGCAAGGCCATGGCCCGAGGGATCGCACGGCGACACATCAACTCCGACCCCGCAGCTGGGCTCAAACTCCCCAGCCGCAACGCCACACGGGGGAAACGGGTGTACAGCAACGGTTCGACGCGGCCTCGAGACAACTCGCTCGCAGGTGAGCATCTTGCCGAGCTGAGACTCGCCGTGAGGAAGCCGTCGCCGCGGCAGCGCCTCGACGTGTCCGACCTGATCGTCCTCGGCAGTTACACGGGGCTTCGGATCGCAGAAGCAAACTCCCTGCGATGGGTGGACGTTTACCTTGCGGACGAGGACTCGTATCTGAGCGTCCAGGGCCAGGTGTTCGGCTCCGGCGCTGATCGGAAGTGGGAGCCAAAGCTCAAGACGGAATCGAGCCAACGGACCGTCCCGCTGCCCCCTGCCGCTGCAGACCTTCTGCGGTTCCGTCAGGCAAATGCGCTCAAGACCCGCTTGGACGGCTCGGCCACCGGCCCGGGAAGCGACTTCGTGTTCCCGGCCCAGATGGGTGGTGTCCCCGACCTCGCGACCGCGTCGAAGGCGGTGCGCAGGACTCTGGACAGGGCCGGCTTTCCGTGGGTGACGTTCCATACCCTTCGGCGGACTGTGGAGCGCCAGCTGATGGACGCCGGAGTGGACGCCCGCGTGATCATGGCCGTCATGGGTCACGACCCGGCCACCTCATGGTCTGCGTACGTTGACCGCAACGTCGATGTGAGCGCAGTGGCAGGCATTATCCGTTGA